In Marasmius oreades isolate 03SP1 chromosome 1, whole genome shotgun sequence, one DNA window encodes the following:
- the MCM5 gene encoding minichromosome maintenance protein 5, whose protein sequence is MYPRAGLGGIGSGSDRGLPRVCDAPVPEGQKKDCGLDPYLIIHSKSTFADQQTLKLQEAPDMVPVGELPRHMLLSVDRHLCGQVVPGSRIVATGIYSTFQNKNKRDGPSALQKPYLRVVHLEFDSPTAGGGGSNPFGVQFTPEEEEEFNEMARSDGFYERFARSVGPSIYGSLDIKKAVACLLFGGSKKVLPDGMRLRGDINVLLLGDPGTAKSQLLKFVEKVAPIAVYTSGKGSSAAGLTASVQRDSVSREFYLEGGAMVLADTGVVCIDEFDKMRDEDRVAIHEAMEQQTISIAKAGITTVLNSRTSVLAAANPVFGRYDEGRSPGENIDFQTTILSRFDMIFIVKDEHNEARDRSIAKHVMNIHMNRPTENAESYVEGELSLEKMKRYIAYCKAKCAPRLSPDAQEMLSSHFVSLRQQVQQVERDNDERSSIPITVRQLEAIIRISESLAKMTLSPVVQNHHVEEAIRLFKFSTMDAVSAGSADGLSRGELSEEMTRIEKELRRRLPIGWSTSYQSLVKEFVTTQGFSNHALERTLFILEKREVIRFSGQKKVVHRVGV, encoded by the exons ATGTATCCTCGCGCAGGATTAGGAGGCATAGGGTCCGGATCTGATAGAGGATTACCAAGAGTTTGTGATGCGCCAGTACCAGAAGGGCAGAAAAAAGATTGCGGGTTGGACCCTTACCTCATCATCCATTCCAAATCCACATTCGCAGATCAACAAACTCTAAAACTGCAAGAGGCTCCTGATATGGTTCCAGTTGGAGAGCTTCCAAGGCACATGCTTCTCTCTGTCGACAGACATTTGTGCGGTCAGGTTGTCCCTGGATCAAGAATCGTTGCTACAGGCATCTACTCTACATTCCAAAACAAGAAC AAAAGAGATGGCCCCTCTGCACTTCAAAAGCCTTACCTCAGGGTGGTCCACCTTGAGTTTGACTCCCCTACTGCTGGAGGTGGGGGTTCAAACCCATTCGGTGTGCAATTCACTcctgaggaggaagaagaattcAACGAGATGGCTCGGAGCGACGGTTTCTATGAACGTTTTGCGCGAAGTGTAGGCCCCAGTATCTATGGGAGTCTTG ATATCAAGAAAGCGGTTGCATGTCTCTTATTTGGTGGCTCTAAAAAGGTTTTACCGGATGGAATGAGGTTACGAGGGGATATCAACGTTTTACTTTTAGGTGATCCTGGTACCGCCAAATCTCAACTCCTCAAATTTGTGGAGAAGGTTGCTCCGATTGCCGTTTATACCTCAGGCAAAGGTTCGAGCGCTGCTGGTCTGACCGCGTCGGTTCAGCGGGATTCTGTTTCG AGGGAGTTCTATCTGGAAGGTGGAGCAATGGTTCTTGCCGATACGGGGGTGGTATGTATCGATGAGTTCGATAAGATGCGGGACGAGGATCGTGTAGCCATACATGAAGCCATGGAGCAGCAAACTATCTCCATCGCTAAAGCTGGGATCACGACGGTTCTAAATTCTCGAACCAGCGTGCTTGCTGCGGCTAATCCCGTATTCGGGCGATATGATGAAGGGCGGAGTCCAGGAGAA AATATAGATTTTCAAACGACCATTCTGTCTCGATTCGACATGATTTTTATCGTCAAAGATGAGCACAACGAGGCTCGTGACAGG TCCATCGCAAAACATGTCATGAATATACACATGAATCGACCGACTGAAAACGCAGAATCATATGTTGAAGGGGAGTTGAGTTTGGAGAAAATGAAGCGTTACATCGCTTATTGCAAAGC GAAATGCGCTCCACGGTTATCCCCCGATGCACAGGAGATGCTCAGTAGTCATTTTGTCAGTTTACGGCAGCAGGTACAACAAGTTGAAAGAGACAATGATGAGCGCAGCTCTATACCCATAACCGTCCG ACAACTGGAGGCCATCATTAGAATTTCTGAATCTCTGGCGAAGATGACTCTTTCCCCAGTCGTCCAGAATCACCATGTAGAGGAGGCCATACGTCTATTCAAATTTTCTACGATGGATGCAGTTTCCGCAGGCTCTGCTGACGGTCTATCCCGTGGTGAGCTTAGTGAAGAGATGACACGTATAGAAAAGGAACTGCGAAGACGTTTGCCTATTGGCTGGAGTACAAGTTACCAAAGCCTTGTGAAAGAGTTTGTCACAACTCAAGGATTTTCAAATCATGCCCTGGAAAGAACGCTATTCATTTTGGAGAAGAGGGAAGTCATAAGGTTTTCTGGCCAG AAAAAGGTCGTCCATCG TGTTGGAGTTTAG
- a CDS encoding uncharacterized protein (MEROPS:MER0030137), producing the protein MITSVNSTMDTDVDELPVVLPSTTTSGLSISLHPLPILNVSEHLTRLKLQTNSPSPFVLGALLGQQTGREVEIVNTFELAVEGDGQSIDHGFLVTRRDQYKQVFPSLEFIGWYTVAPQPTARHIALHSEFTGYCSTPLLLLLQPGLKAQNSADGTTSDLPFKAYEATVELRERSSRSVFVEANYKVETGEAERIAVDWTARGGGSGTSLESHLQTQRAAVKMLYDRILVLVQYVTDVIAEKSPVDNDILRSISALVASLPATENKTFRQEFNTEYEDVQLTAFLSSLTKSTNILNEIVNKHLFMTASREDRYGASRRRMMPMGARHPAFDSNWDRMA; encoded by the exons ATGATCACAAGTGTGAACTCTACGATGGACACTGATGTGGATGAACTCCCTGTCGTCCTACCTTCAACAACCACTTCTGGACTTTCGATATCGTT GCACCCACTTCCGATTCTCAATGTCTCTGAACATTTAACCCGACTAAAACTACAGACAAACTCTCCGTCCCCTTTCG TCCTCGGCGCTTTGTTGGGACAACAAACGGGCCGAGAGGTGGAAATAGTAAACACGTTTGAGCTAGCTGTGGAGGGAGATGGCCAGAGCATCGACCACGGTTTCTTAGTCACGAGAAGGGATCAGT ATAAGCAAGTGTTCCCCTCTCTTGAGTTCATTGGATGGTACACAGTCGCTCCCCAGCCTACGGCACGTCATATTGCCCTTCATTCGGAG TTTACTGGATACTGTTCGACGccgctccttctccttctgcaACCTGGCCTTAAAGCACAAAACAGCGCGGACGGAACCACTTCTGATCTGCCTTTCAAAGCATATGAGGCTACGGTCGAACTAAGAGAACGGTCTTCACGCTCTGTCTTTGTAGAGGCGAACTATAAAGTTGAGACAGGTGAAGCGGAACGTATTGCAGTTGATTGGACAGCGCGAGGAGGTGGTAGTGGGACAAGCT TGGAATCGCATCTTCAGACGCAGCGGGCGGCTGTGAAAATGCTATACGACAGGATTTTAGTGCTGGTACAATATGTCACGGACGTTATTGCAG AGAAATCGCCCGTAGACAACGACATTCTTCGTTCGATCTCGGCGCTCGTGGCGTCCTTGCCGGCTACCGAAAACAAGACCTTCCGTCAGGAGTTCAACACA GAATACGAGGATGTGCAGCTTACCGCTTTCTTATCTTCCCTCACAAAATCTACCAATATCCTCAACGAG ATCGTCAACAAACATCTCTTCATGACAGCAAGCCGCGAGGACAGATACGGTGCCAGTCGTCGCCGAATGATGCCGATGGGTGCTCGACATCCCGCATTTGACTCCAATTGGGATCGCATGGCTTAA